GCCTCGCCCGGGTGCGAAGCCCGGATGTACGCAGTCCGCGAGAATCGGCCACGGACGAGGAATTCGGCGACGCTGGGCCAAGGTTGTCGGGGCTTCCGGAAGGTCCGGAACTCCGCTTATGCGCCAAGAAGGTGCGGCTGCCCATAGGGAAAGTCAAACGGGGACTAGGGAGTCCGCGGCCAGCGGAGGCGGCGGCTCCAATCCGAGGCGAAAACGGCGGCCCCGAAGGTCACGCCGGCCGCGACGAGAAGGCTGCGGAGCCAGACGGAAGTGTCCATGGGCATCCCGACGGTGCCCGCCGTGAGCGCGGCCCGAAGCGGCGTGTACGGATTCCACTCGGCGACCAGGGATGTCCAGCCCGGAGCGGGGGTCCGAAAGAAGCCGGCGAAGTGCAGGAGGAGGAGGGAAAGCGCGGCGGAGGCGAGGGCCGCTTCGGCGAGCGAACGCACCGCGGCGGCCACCAGCGGACCCAGCAGATTCGCGAACCACAGCGTCGCGAGGACCGACAGGAGGACAACGGGTCCAGCGCCGGCGCCGCCGGCAGACCACAGGAGGACGAGAACCGCGGGCGCGAGTTGCAGCGCGTCGATGGTCGTGCCGGCGAGGGTGCGCTCGAGGAGCCAGCGGGGCGCGGAGTAACCGGTGCGAAGGACCTCATCGAGCCAGCCGTCGCGGGCGTCGCGCACGGCGGGGATGGCCGAGCCGAAAGCTCCGAAGAAGACGATGAACACGCCGAAGACGGCGACCCGGTGCGGCGCGGCGGCTGCGCTGAGGGCGACGGGCGTGAGGAGGAGGAGCGGGACCGCGACGTTCCACAGGAACAACCGCCGCCGCCGGAGGGCGGTCCGCCACGCCAGGCGCCAGATCGTCACGGGGCGCGCGCTTCCAGACGTCGGCCCGTGAGCGTCGCGAAGGCGTCCGCGAGATCGGGCTCCCGGACGTCGACCGAGGCGACGGAGGCACCGCCGCGCAGGACCCAGGCCAGCGTCTCGGGGAGGGCCCGGCTCGGGTCCTCGACCTCGAGTATCACCGCGCCCTCGTCCCGGGACGACGCGCGCACCGCCTCCGGGGCGGGACCGAGGGTGTCGGGATCGGGACTCTGCCCGGCGGCAAACCGGATCTCCACGCGCGGACGGGCGCCGACGCGCTCCAGAAGGCGCGCCGGGGTGTCCGCCACCGCGCAACGGCCGTCGACGATGAAGGCGACCCGGTCGCAGTGCGCCGCGGCGAAGACGGGATCATGGGCGGACAGCACGGCGGTTCCCCCGGCCGCGCGGTGGTCGGCGAGGACCTCGGCGAAGGCCTCCCGCCCGCCGGGGTCGAGCCCGGCCAGCGGTTCGTCGAGGAGGAGGAGCGGGGCCGCGCTTCCGAACGCGGTCGCGAGGGCAAGGCGCCTCCGCATGCCGCTCGAGTAGGTGCCGGCAGGGCGGTCCGCGTCCACCTCGAGCCCGAAGCGCGCGAGCCAGGCGTCCGCCGTGGCGCGCGCCTCACCGGGCCCGGCGCCGTGGAGTTCGAGCAGGATGGCCGCGTTTTCGCGCCCGCTGAGCCACGTGCGGAGGGCGGGTCGGTCGGGGGCGAGCCAGCGCTGTCCGGCATCATCGACCCTGGGGTCCCGCCAAATCCCGGCTGCGCCGTCGCCGCCGAGCAGGCGGAGGAAGGTGGATTTACCGGACCCGTTCGGGCCGAGGAGCGCGAGACATTCTCCCGTCCGGACTTCGAGCGAGAGGTCTCCAAGGGCGGGACTCCCATCGGGGTAGCGGTAGGCGACCGCCTCCGCCGTCACCAGCGGCAGCTTCGCCCCTGGGCCGGGGTTCACGGAACGATCTCGATCCCGTCTTCCAGGACGGTGATCGCGTCGACCGGACAGGACGCGCACGCCTCGACGAAACGCTTCCGCGAGGCATGCTCCGGTCCGGTGAACACGGCCACCCCATCCTCGTCGAGGTCGAAGGCCTCCGGCGCTTCCTCGATGCAGTCCCCGAAGCCGACGCACAGGTCGCGGTCGATGACGGCGCGGAGTCCGTGCACTTCCCGTTCCACGGTCGGGTCCGGCGCCGCCGCCCCTTCACGCGCATCTGCCACGCCTCCGCCGCCGTCCGTCATCGCCGGCTACATGCCTTCCAGCCCGAGATCGGACCGGGCCCGGTCCATGACGGCGGGCGTCATCTCCTCGATCCCGCGCTCACGGGCGTATTCGTTGTAGATCTTCTTCACCATCCCCCGCACGAAGGAGGGTACGTGGCCGAGGCGCTCGACCGCGTCCACGTTCCAGCGCACGGGTCCGGGGTTCGTCAGCGGGGGTGCGGGCAAGGCTTCGTCGCGCGCCTCCACCACGCCGGCGCGAATGCCCTCGAAGTTCTCGTTCGGGACGGTGCGGCCTCCCACCTTCACGCCGAGCGAACTCACGAGTTGCGTCTCCATGGGGTTGGCGAGCATCGCCGTCTTGTGCCCGCAGGCGGGACACTTGAAGACGGCGGCCATCGTGCCGTCGCCGGGCACGGCCCGCTCGTCGAAGGCCATCTGCCGGTCGCACTCCACGCAGAGAAACTTCATCGCGCCTCGGGCGCCGCGCGAAGAACGTCGACCACCTTCCGAAGCGCATCCGCGGCTCCGCCGCCGCCGGCCAGCCACGCATCCAGCCGCCCCTCGTCCGCCGCGGCCCCCAGCGCCCCGTCGAACGGGAGGCGGGCAAGCAGCGGAACCTGAAAACGGCCCGCCAGCTCGGCCCCCGCGTCGCCGGCGTGCAGCGGAGCGAGCGCCCCGCAGGCGTCGCAGTGAACCCCCGACAGGTTCTCGACGAGTCCCAGGATGGGGAGGCCGCGACTCCGGGCGAGATCGAGGGAGCGGGCCACGGCATCCCGGGACGCCGCGCTCGGGATGGTGACCGCGACGATGCCCGCCAGTCCGGGGACGAGCGCGTGGAGTTCGGCCAGCCGCTGGGTGCCCGGCGGCAGGTCCACGATGAGTGCGTCCAGCTCTCCCCACGCGACATCCCCCAGGAATTCCCGCAGGGCCCCCCGCTCCTGGGCGCCCCGCCACACGAAGCCGGCGTCGGCCGGCTCGCGCCACGTGAGGGCGCGGTTCGGCTCCACGAGGAACGCCATCGACATGACGCGGACCCCGGCGCGCGAAGCGGGCGGCGCGAATCCGTCCCGGGATTCGGCGAGGGGTTCCGGTTCGACGCCGAGAAGGCGCGGCACGCTGGGACCGTTGAGATCCGCATCGACCAGGCCCACGCGATCCCCGCGGTGGGCAAGCGCGGTCGCAAGGAGGGCGGAGACGAGGCTCTTCCCCACTCCGCCCTTGCCGCTCATCACCGCGATGACGCGGGCGACGGAGGCGAGCCGCACGGACACGCGCTCGTCCCCGGCCGCGATCTGATCCGGGAGATCGGAACGCAGTTCGTCCACTTCGTGGTAGGTGCGAAATCCGGAACTCATGGGGAGTGGAAGCTCCAATCGGGCCGGCAGAGGGTCAAGGCGAAGTTTCGGCTCGCGTCCCGCCTTCGTACGATGTTCGACAGACGGACCGAAGTCCACCGTGAATCGGAACATCCCATGTCGATCATCGGGTTTCACCGTTTTCTCATCGCAACGGCCATCGTCTTCTGCGCCGTCTTCGCCGCGTGGGAGTTCCGGATCTTCGCGAGCGCCGGGAGTCTCGGGGCGCTCGCGATCGGTGTGATCTTCGCGCTCGCGGCGGCGGCGCTGGCCTATTATCTCGCCAACCTGGCCAGGTTCCTGGACGGAACGCGGCACGAGTCCCCGTGGCACCGGGGGCGCTGAGGCGCGAGGACCGGGCGGACGGAGGCCGGCCGGTTGTACTCTATGTCGCGGCTGCCGTGTTCCTGTTCATCCTCGTCGTCGTCGTTGCCGGCTCGTTCACGAGGCCCGACCCCGTCACCTTCGTTCCCACGCCCGTCGCCCCGCGCCCCCCCGTGGACCGGTTCGTCGTGGACACGGTCACCGTCGATGCGCGGGACGGCTCGCGATGGATCTACTTCGACTTCGACCGGGGGAGCGCGGTCGCCGGCCCGCTCGCGGGCTGGGATCTCGCGCTCAACCGGTATCACGTCGTCGTGAACGGGGGCGCCGGATACCCCGGGGCCGGCGGCGCGATCGCCATCGGCGCGCCGTGGGAAACCGTGACCGAGGCCCCGGCATCCGGTTACGCGACGACGGACGGCGCGCTGGAGGATGGCCCGGCGACGCCCGGACTCGAGCGCTGGTACCGGTACGGGTTCTTCTCCCACCTCCTCGAACCGAAGGACGAGACGTACGTGATCCGGACGGCGGAGGGTGGCTACGCGAAGCTGAGGATCCTGAGCTATTACTGCCCGCAGGCGACGCCCGGATGCGTGACCCTCATGTACGGCTTTCAGGGGGACGGCTCGCGGCGCCTCACGGACTGAGCCGCCGCGCCCGCTCCACGAGGCCGGACGCCCCCGCCTCGAGCAACTGTTTCGCCAGCCGGCGGCCGAGTGCGCCGGGCGAAGCGCGAGACCCCGTTCCGGCCGCTTCGACCGGCGGGCCACCGTCCACGTCGTAGACGGCCGCGCGGAGCAGGAGGTCCTCCCCCCGCAGGGACGCGCGGGCGGCGATGGGAACCCGGCACCCACCCTCGAGCACCGCGAGCAGCGTCCGCTCGGCGGTCGTCTCCGCCCGGGCGGCCGGATCGTCGAGCGCCCCGATGCGCGCGGCCGCTCCGTCCGGCCCATCGCGACACTGGAGCCCGAGCGCACCCTGACCGGGGGCCGGTAGCCAGTCCTCATCGAGGACGTGGGCGCCGGGGGGCCACACGCCGAGCCGCCGGAGCCCGGCCGCCGCCAGGACCAGCGCCTCGAAGCGGCCGTCCTCCAGCTTGCGGAGCCGCGTGTCGACATTCCCGCGGATCGGCCGCG
This portion of the Candidatus Palauibacter australiensis genome encodes:
- a CDS encoding ABC transporter permease, with amino-acid sequence MTIWRLAWRTALRRRRLFLWNVAVPLLLLTPVALSAAAAPHRVAVFGVFIVFFGAFGSAIPAVRDARDGWLDEVLRTGYSAPRWLLERTLAGTTIDALQLAPAVLVLLWSAGGAGAGPVVLLSVLATLWFANLLGPLVAAAVRSLAEAALASAALSLLLLHFAGFFRTPAPGWTSLVAEWNPYTPLRAALTAGTVGMPMDTSVWLRSLLVAAGVTFGAAVFASDWSRRLRWPRTP
- a CDS encoding ABC transporter ATP-binding protein is translated as MNPGPGAKLPLVTAEAVAYRYPDGSPALGDLSLEVRTGECLALLGPNGSGKSTFLRLLGGDGAAGIWRDPRVDDAGQRWLAPDRPALRTWLSGRENAAILLELHGAGPGEARATADAWLARFGLEVDADRPAGTYSSGMRRRLALATAFGSAAPLLLLDEPLAGLDPGGREAFAEVLADHRAAGGTAVLSAHDPVFAAAHCDRVAFIVDGRCAVADTPARLLERVGARPRVEIRFAAGQSPDPDTLGPAPEAVRASSRDEGAVILEVEDPSRALPETLAWVLRGGASVASVDVREPDLADAFATLTGRRLEARAP
- a CDS encoding ferredoxin, which produces MTDGGGGVADAREGAAAPDPTVEREVHGLRAVIDRDLCVGFGDCIEEAPEAFDLDEDGVAVFTGPEHASRKRFVEACASCPVDAITVLEDGIEIVP
- a CDS encoding ATP-binding protein codes for the protein MSSGFRTYHEVDELRSDLPDQIAAGDERVSVRLASVARVIAVMSGKGGVGKSLVSALLATALAHRGDRVGLVDADLNGPSVPRLLGVEPEPLAESRDGFAPPASRAGVRVMSMAFLVEPNRALTWREPADAGFVWRGAQERGALREFLGDVAWGELDALIVDLPPGTQRLAELHALVPGLAGIVAVTIPSAASRDAVARSLDLARSRGLPILGLVENLSGVHCDACGALAPLHAGDAGAELAGRFQVPLLARLPFDGALGAAADEGRLDAWLAGGGGAADALRKVVDVLRAAPEAR
- a CDS encoding HmuY family protein, which encodes MAPGALRREDRADGGRPVVLYVAAAVFLFILVVVVAGSFTRPDPVTFVPTPVAPRPPVDRFVVDTVTVDARDGSRWIYFDFDRGSAVAGPLAGWDLALNRYHVVVNGGAGYPGAGGAIAIGAPWETVTEAPASGYATTDGALEDGPATPGLERWYRYGFFSHLLEPKDETYVIRTAEGGYAKLRILSYYCPQATPGCVTLMYGFQGDGSRRLTD
- the hemC gene encoding hydroxymethylbilane synthase, which encodes MNAPLVVGARRSPLSRAQAAWVGERLRERWPELPVEYRFISTAGDRDPATPLPEIGGKGLFTEDLERALREGDIDVAVHSLKDLPADLPDGLMLGAVPSREDPRDVLVVRNLAVRNPPDSAPRDADGRDLLRRLPSGARVGTSSLRRAAQLRASRTDLDPRPIRGNVDTRLRKLEDGRFEALVLAAAGLRRLGVWPPGAHVLDEDWLPAPGQGALGLQCRDGPDGAAARIGALDDPAARAETTAERTLLAVLEGGCRVPIAARASLRGEDLLLRAAVYDVDGGPPVEAAGTGSRASPGALGRRLAKQLLEAGASGLVERARRLSP